AATAGGCTCTTTGGATGCGTGATATAAAATATGCACATTGAGAAACCCTAAATATAATTTTTTCATAAACCGTTGATCCATGAACATCACCTCAAAATCTGATATCAAAATCTGATATCAATAATATTCTATCACAAAGTTTTCAACAAAAACAAAAAAAATACCTACAACTGGGTAGGTATTTTGTCTTTAAGTTTATGCTTCGTTGATGATGTGTTTGAATAATCGCTTCAAGTCATCCTCATTTAAGAATGGGTAAAGTGCATCCAATTGGGATTCTGACAGGTTCCCAGCGATGTATTCATCGACAACAAATGATAAGTCATCTTCATCGACAAATGGAGCAATCACCATCGGATTGAGTTTTGGGTGTCCCCCTTGCATGGCTTTTTTAAACAAGGCTTTGATGTCTTCTTCTTCTAAGAAAGGCAACATCACAGCGATATCTATGCCCAATAAACCTTGTTCATCGGCTAAAATCTTTTGAACGAGTTCATGGATGGTTTCTTCATCCATAAATGGTAACATTTGAACCAATTTATGCAGTTTATTTCGACTTTTGGGTTCTTCGTGTTTTGGTTCATCTTTGTGTGATTCAAATGACGCCATGAATTCGGCTTTTTCTGCTTCATCGGTAAATACTAAGGGTTCTTGATTCAAATACGCTTTTCGCGCATCTTCTTTGGATAGTTGGACATGGATGTCTTGTCCATCCACTTGGATTTTCTTTAAAATCATTAGATAATGCCTCCTCTTTTAATGGTATTGAATAAATACTTATGTTCGCTTTGTGTTAAGCGAACTGCTAGATCTCGTAGATTGCAATCCAGTTTGTCTTCTTTGATTGCTTTTAGGATTTTCATCCTTTCTAAGGGTGAAAACTGGTAAAACACATCAGGTATGTTCACGTTGATTTCTCCTTTGATGATTCGGTTGATGATATATAGTCGACTGTGGTTTTTAAATAGATTGTGTTCGTCTTCAATCGTGGTGGTTTCATTCAAACAAAGGAGATTCTCGACATTCGTTTGAAATAACTGACATAAATCGGTTAAGAGTTCGATTGAAGGTAAACTGGTCCCATTTTCCCATTTAGATAAGGCTTGACGTGTGATGTTCAATCGATTGGCCAGATCGTCTTGAGTCAGTTGTAAGTCTTTTCGATATTGGGCAATTTTAAGTCCGACTTTCATGGTATCTATCATGGTTTCTTTACCTCCCACACCTATATTGTATAAGCCTTCATACGAATTGTCACGCAACGCTTGGTTGCAAAAGAAAAAAACCCATCATTTGGGTTTATCTATTCTTAAGTCTTCTAATTTCTTCTTCTAAAGCTTCAATTCTCGCATCTTTTCTGCTTTCACGGTTTTTATCCGATTTGTATACATAATAATTCCATATTGAAACCAGAAACATGAAACCGCCAATGCTGAACCCTGCCATCGGTCCGCTTATTGGTAATCCAAAATTAATATCATAGAAAATCCCAACAAAAACCACAACCACCGATAAAATCGCTAATAACACTGCATTGAATTAATAATCACCTCTTGCGCGCATGTACACCTCCTATCGATTTAATATATTCGACCAGATCAAGGTCATTGGTCAGTGTAAAAATACCTTGTTCATCTTCATAAACATCGGTATACATCCCATTAATGAGGGTAACCATTCGATCCCCATAAGGTTCTGGATGGTCATGATAGTCTTTAATGACTGAGACTGGAATATATAATTTAACCACATCATCGGTATATCTATAAGGCATGTGAACCTCCATTAGGTTGATTCAATAAGGATTCTATTTTGTTTTTTAATACGGCGTAATCTCCTGGATTAAAGATCGTCGTATCATAGTTAATGATTTTTCCTAATGCATCTTCCAAACGATGTTCTTTTAAAGAAGCTTCGAATGTTTCGTAGGATAACAACCCTGTGGATGTATGGGCGATGTGACGCGTATGTTGTCTTTGAACATAGCGGTCATACAATACCTTTGGATTTCCATATAAAAATATCGTAATGATTTCTTGTTTTGAAAACCCCGATTTATTCAAAATATCTTTCAGTTCATGGGCTTTAAAATTGGCTTCGATGATGATGTTTTGACCAGCGAGTTTCGCTTGGTGGGATATTTCGATCATGGCTTGAACGGTTGCGACCGAAAGCTTTTTGTTTTCTTCTCGATTTTGAAAACCGATGTGGTCAACAAGCACCGCTTTAAGATCGTCTTTATTTAAACATAAAATACCCAAGTCTTTGGATATTTGTTTGGATAAAGTGGTTTTAAGGGTTGCGAGACCACCTGTAAAAACAATCAATTTAGCCATGTAAACCCCCTACATACTATAAGCGATGGCTAGTACAATCGCGTAGATTAAAGCGTAATATGTATAATTTGGCATTTTAAGACGTCTAATAAAAATGATGGCGTGAAAAGCGAAAACAATGATCCAAAAATAACCAGTCCAAGGACGTCCATAAAAAGACAAATACAGTGCGATGACCATCATTGAAACCACAGGAACCATACAGATGGCTTTGATCAAGTGATTATCATACATCAGTGATGTACCGATATAGATTACCAATAAGACCAATGCACTCACCAATCTTAATGAATCTGCTGGAAAATCTTGTGGGTCATTGGGATAATACATGCCTTCAATACCTAAGTATACGCCTACATAAATCAGCCAACTGACAACGACCAAAATAAAACCAACACCTGTTATCCATGCATAAGGCATCCATGGTCTGTTCATGATATTCACCTTCTCGTGTACATCTTATTACGTTCATTATAAACCTAATTATTTAAAACGCATTCGCTATTTAGAATTATTGTCACTATTTTGCTTTTTTTGAGTGATTTTATAGGGTTTACCTTGTGAATCATAGGTGATCCATTCACCCACCATTTGACCATTTGAAAAATAGCCTGATCGCTTGATGGTACCATCTGTACGGTACCATTCCCAATAACCATCGGGTTGGTCATTGACCATCTTACCTTTGGACCAAACCGTATTGGTCTTATCGTGGTATTTGATGGTAAAGTTATCAATGATTCCAATCCGTTTTTCTTTGAGTTTTTGAGGCATTTTGATATCACAATTTGGTTTCATGAAGGCCTCCTATAAACTATAAATCAGTATGCTACAAACTAAAACAATGAAAGCGATGGGTGCCCATAAGTTGCGTTCCTTATGACTTTTGGTCACTAAATTCATCACTGTGGATAAACCCATCATAATCATAATTACCCATAGCCAACCATTGGTAAATGATTCAGATAGAAAATGAAATAGACCGGCATGGTTTAATACGACAATGATGTTAAATGTAATCAAAAAAGACTGTATCAGTGCTGCGATACGATAGGGTTTTGGTAAAACCCCAGGATGGATTCCACCCATGGTATATTCACCCCATGGTTTCTTTAAAAATAACAACCATTGAAAAACAACCACAATTAATGAAAATATTGCAAATAAAACTGCAAGTAGAGTTACAAACATTTCTTATGTTCCTCGATAAAAAAGACGTTACAAAACAGTAGTTTAAAGAATGCTTCATCCATTGGGTCATCTAAGAATAATTGAACCATCCCTTTGGGTGTGACTTTATAAGGTGGTTTTAATTCCAATACCGATATCCCTAAAGAGGTGTTGATATTGATGTGGTCTTTAAACAAGATGAATCGCACATAACGATTACTGGTTTGAAATGTAGGTACACCTGCCCATAAATAGGGCTCAATGTGGATGTCTTTCGATTCTAGCAAGGCTACCAACTGTTGATAACGTTCTTGAATCGAGTTTGGGAATGAAGATACATAGTGCGCAACGTCGTTAGGCATGATTCTCCTCCAAAATATAAGATTCTAAGGTATGTCTAAATGGGTCTGTATCATTTTCGAGTAATCGTAGGAAAGCCATCAGCGGTATCGCCTTGTATACATCGGCTTCTTCTATAGACATGGCATTGCATATGAGTCTTAGGTATTTATTGGCCATTCGTTGAGCGTATTGTTTAAAGATGATATAGGATCTCGCAATATCCATCACTGGATTGCCTTGTTTCGCATTCACCCAATCGATGATGATGTATTTTTGGCCATCAAAGAGGATATTTTCTAAGTGAAAATCCAAATGACACAATTGTTGTTTGAATTCGATTTTGTTCAAGCTTTGAAGGGCTTTTTCCTGAAGCTCTGGGTTTAAATGTGCCTGTTTAATCTGTGATTCGAATACCTTAAAAGCATCATTCAATGTGGGTACTGAATGCTTAAAGATTAGAATTTGTAGTTGAACAAAATCCTCTAATCCTTGTTTATATTTATCCTTACGCATCCGGTCAGCTAACGTTTTCCCTTGGATATAATCCATTTGAATTTGTCTTTGTCCATCCAGGTATTTGTATCGAATAAGCGGTAAATCGGTATGCTCAAAAACCGCTTGATGGGTTTGATATTCATAATGAATCCAAGCGGTCGGAAATGATTCGGGATAGGTTTTAAACGCATAGGTTCCATCGGTATAAATCGTAGCGATTTTGCCA
Above is a genomic segment from Paracholeplasma manati containing:
- a CDS encoding helix-turn-helix transcriptional regulator, with protein sequence MIDTMKVGLKIAQYRKDLQLTQDDLANRLNITRQALSKWENGTSLPSIELLTDLCQLFQTNVENLLCLNETTTIEDEHNLFKNHSRLYIINRIIKGEINVNIPDVFYQFSPLERMKILKAIKEDKLDCNLRDLAVRLTQSEHKYLFNTIKRGGII
- a CDS encoding aminoglycoside phosphotransferase family protein, whose translation is MASLQVIGRGKIATIYTDGTYAFKTYPESFPTAWIHYEYQTHQAVFEHTDLPLIRYKYLDGQRQIQMDYIQGKTLADRMRKDKYKQGLEDFVQLQILIFKHSVPTLNDAFKVFESQIKQAHLNPELQEKALQSLNKIEFKQQLCHLDFHLENILFDGQKYIIIDWVNAKQGNPVMDIARSYIIFKQYAQRMANKYLRLICNAMSIEEADVYKAIPLMAFLRLLENDTDPFRHTLESYILEENHA
- a CDS encoding ATP-binding protein, whose translation is MAKLIVFTGGLATLKTTLSKQISKDLGILCLNKDDLKAVLVDHIGFQNREENKKLSVATVQAMIEISHQAKLAGQNIIIEANFKAHELKDILNKSGFSKQEIITIFLYGNPKVLYDRYVQRQHTRHIAHTSTGLLSYETFEASLKEHRLEDALGKIINYDTTIFNPGDYAVLKNKIESLLNQPNGGSHAL